The genomic stretch TGTTGTGTTATTGACGTATTCCACTAAAATGGAACGAAAAATTTGTAGGGCAACTATAAGACCGATGTATGGAGCTGAATGTTAGGTGGTAAAGAAATATGTGAATGGGTTGAGATAAGGATATTGAGATGAATGAGtgataaaacttgaaaatcgGACACTTTAGTTAGTAATTTAGGAGTTGGCTCCAAAAATACATGATAAGTAGATAGAAATTTGGTTGGGTGGCATGGATATCTGTGATGAAGATGTTTGAATCCTTTGGtaaggagtgatatgattcagattagaggagctaaaagagctggGACAGGCTGATTTGGTAGGAGGGGTGAAAAAAAGACATGCATGGATTAGGGGTTGACAAgcatggctttgaatagagttgaATCATGAATGGTGAAAGAGCATCTGCTGGGAAGAAAGGAATGCCAGAATTTTTAAGGATGTATTTCTATGTCAATGACAGTGATATCGAGGGTGTCTACTAGAGTGACACATTGGGATGCAGCCTTCTCTTTGTTCAGGGATGTCCATCTTTGCTGTTTGTTGAGGGATTGGATGTTGCTTCTTTTGGGGAGGAACCCAAATATTGACAGACTTAAGATTGGATTCCCCTTTTGCTTGGCATAGTTAAATTGAACTTTGTTGGTTGCTCTCTAGTGAATCCAAATCCCTAGGTAGTTTTTGCTAGAATAGTGAAGAAAATATTAATATCGTGCTAGTGCCTATAGAAGAGTAGGGAGATTCTTAGAAGGCTGAGCTTCTATTTCTTTGTACCGACTTGTACATTCCACAATGTGTGGCCATAGTAATATTACTAATATACTAATATTTTGGTTGAAGATTATTGAACATTTTTGATAGGTTGGCTTCAAAATGGTAACAATCCCCGTTGGAGGTTTTCTCATATGATTAGCTGCATTCACCATGCCATTTTGATGGTTGAGGTTACATTTCAGTGGATtcctgatgcagattcttcaccaaactaggcttgttttattaggaataagcctagggttggattgtatatgtgttgggccttcagtccatgtggtttggagtgtattgggccacttttatggggtctagtttggtttgtcaaatTAGTCCTACATTAATTCATAGGTCAGCCAATGCGCTGAATGATGAGTTGGCTAGACAAGGGATTCTGAGATCTCGTTTGGTGATTGGGGATGATTACCAATTGTGAGGTTGTTGGAGCTGTAGTTTTCTGACCCTGTTTAGgacttttctgattttttttttttagctcttCTTGTTTAGGTCTAGGGCATTGTACCAGAATTGGATGGCCACAATCTATTGCAAAATTATCTTTTTTAAGGTTGCATAGAATCTACCAACCATGAGTGGTTATTAATCACTTTTTCCACTTGATTTTGACATGTGGAAATGTGGAATGGTTCATTTAGGCCTGAAATTGACGAGCTGGTGAGGGTGGGCCATACTTCCTAGTAGAATTTGGGCCCCAATTaacctgccatgtggcagaaaaTAGTACCATGTTACCTTCAAGCgattaattataaaaaagaacAGGTGGGGCATCCATTAATCTTTTCGTATTCAGAGACCAATGTTAATAAAAATATCGCATAGATCCTAACATTTATCTAAATCTCAATTGGCCTTGATGCCTATTGGAACTTCCCTACCGTGTATATTAAGAATTAAGAAAGTTATTTGATTCTTTCCATTAAGAAACTGTTTCATTCTCTCCCTTTTCTAACCCCATATAAACATAgatttttatgtcttttataCTTAAAATTATATTTATGATAATGTTGAATCTTTTTTTAGTAGTTAGAATTATACTTTATCCAAATCTCTTTCTTATTTAGTTGTAAACTTGTAATAAGAATTAAGTTGTTCAACTTTGGTGTTCAAGTATTTTGTTCATACGACAGAATTagattacatttttattttaaattttttatttttgtttcttgtaaAATTCGTATTTGTTTAGAGTAATAATATTGCTTCCATGGAtgtgttatattttattttgctagTAAATTAGAGGAAAGGAAAGGATCATTAGTGGCATATCCATCCTTCCCAGAGTAGTGACATCCAGTTGGACAGGCTTCGTTACCTGGACATCTCATGTACTTTCAGATTACTATGGTTAGAATGACACTGGTGTCAGTATGGGATATGTGTGACACCCAGTAGTAAAATGATCAAATGTGACTGCTAAGAACAAGAAAATTAACCCTACCACCTTTTTTTTTGACACATTTTGGCCATTTCCCCTATTGTAAAGTTTCGGGTGTAGTGGTATTTTCTCGACACATCCATTCTTGAACCTGGAAACAGAGTGGACAGTTGACTACTTTACTGGATGAAATTCTCACCATTGAATCTCATTCACCATTGTACATTAAACCAAAGAAGCTGTTTCAGTAGTAAAGTTTATCATGTGTATGGTGGTTTGACTGACCTCGTAAGGCTTTGTCTACTTTATAAGAAGCATCCTCGGTGGTGGGAAACACTATTTGgtctctccttccttttctggTGTTATGGCATTATGGAAGGGAAGAAACTAGCAAGTTTTCCAAGATATTTGAGTGTCCAATCACCTGCATTTGTATACACAGGTCTGTACCCGTATTGCCATGAATGGGtgttaaatgattttttttatgcctCTTGGGGGGACCTTGGATTGGAATTGTTGATACATTAAACAGGTTATACTTTGTATAAAGAAGAACttacttctttctctctctctctctctctctttttaaggTTTTCTTTCGTATACGGTTAATATCCTAGCAGAAAATTTTTGAACTTTCATCTCATTACCTGATGATTAAATTTCCCTATGTTTCGGAGTATTTCATTGTATTCTGATGTGTGATATTCTTAtatcaattggatcaaaataATTTTCCTCGTGATTACTTGATTAAATAGTATATTTTTTCTGTCATCAGTTGATTCTGAGCCTACGATGGAGGAAACCATCCTGGTAGGTGATGACCTAATGATGGGGCCACCATCACCTCTCATCCCTCCTGAAATTGCATCTCATGTCCTGGAAGGAGTTGATTTATGCGATGGAATTTTGAGGAATTTATTTCTATGTAAGTGTTACTTCGATTGGTACCTGGTTGCTAAAATTGCCGCCTTATCTTTTGTAACAAACAATACTGCCAGATAGTCTTAATGGTGACAATTATTAAGATACAAACAAACTAAGGTGCAGACAAGGGGAGCATAAGTTCATTCTATAGATGGAAAATCATTTGTATGATTAACTTAAGGTGTTTAGAGTCAAGCTGCCACTGAAAAATTAACCTGCAGATTGCTTTCTTACCAGTCGTTTATTGCAATTGCTTTCCTACTACAAGTCATTTATTGCGGTTCTTAAAAATTATTGCACGAGTTCTAATGAATAATGATATGAAAGAATTCAAAAGTTTGGATTGATTGTGGTAATAAAATCCAATTAACATTTGGATTATGATGCATCTGCAGTAGTTGTATTACCATCTGGCTTCTGaatcctcttctttctcctatAAAACAATTCATTTTATTGGAGAAGTGATCATTTGATTATGCTATAGGTTTGCAAATCAATGACATTGAACCATTCTGTCAAGATGAGATTGCTTTGTACAGACAGTGTGCTGAAAGACGGGTGAGATGGTTGtctatattttctttctcttttctgctTTACTTTGTTGGCGTCTCATGTCAGTGCCATCTGCTCTGTTTTTTTGAATTCTGAGTTATAGGATAAGGAGCTGAGGCAACGCCTTCAAGATAGTGAACacaaattaggggtgtcaatgccCTTGGATGAAGCTAAAGATAGGGCCGTGCAACTTCAATCTGAGGTTACATCATTAGAGAGGTATTTAAAAACTTTAATGCATGGGTAGTTCTTAAGATTTCTCTATCAGTGTTTTAATTGTGAGGCCCACTGACAAGTGTTGTGGTCACTATATGATGTGCCCTTTCAGATCTTAAACGGCTGAATTCAACTCTGGGATGCTTATAACCTCTGTGGTCTTTATTGTTTTACATTGTCTTAGAAAGACAACAAATTCGAAATTATTGTGATGGTCGACTTTGATCCTATTGTTACTTTTTTTCCTGCATATATTTCCAATGatctttttcttaaaaaacGTACTGTTCAAACCCTCTGATATCATTCACTTGTACGGTGAAAAGATGGCGGGCATCGACCAGTCTGTTTCGCTGGCTTATTGGTGCCTTTGTGATTTCCTGTGCatgcatttctctctctcctctctttgtgCTTTGTtacttaaatttattttctctaatcATAGAAGGGAAATGCTTGTGTAGTGGTAGAAGCGATGCAGTAATATATGCTTGGTTGGACTGGCATGACCCAGTGTGGAAGGCTAGGTCAAGAATAACCGGGTCGAAACTTGGATTTTGGTTCAATAGGGGTATTTAGGgaatttatcttttttcttagggttattttgtatttttttattttacatgaaAGCTAGCTAACGATAGGAgagaaatttaagtaatttagtTTTTTCAGCCTAAAGAGAGGGTTTAGAATGCCAAGGACTTTTTTCCAGATTTGCAGTGACAAAGTTTAGAAACCAGAATACCAGATCTAAGGAAAATTCAATAGCACAGAATTAAAAGCTCAAATTTGATTGAAATTTTGGTCAAATATAGTTCTTATATAAgagaataatatataaaaatctCAGGATGATTAGAGGGTCTGATTCGGAAATCTTATAGAATCCTGCACAATCAAGGAAACTTATAACAGAATTAGATAATCAGAATTGGAGAATGTTGTTAACCCAACAACCAACCCAACAACCAAAGGTCGGATCTAAACCCAAATCTTGTTGAAGGCTT from Macadamia integrifolia cultivar HAES 741 chromosome 14, SCU_Mint_v3, whole genome shotgun sequence encodes the following:
- the LOC122061813 gene encoding uncharacterized protein LOC122061813 — encoded protein: MDVDSEPTMEETILVGDDLMMGPPSPLIPPEIASHVLEGVDLCDGILRNLFLCLQINDIEPFCQDEIALYRQCAERRDKELRQRLQDSEHKLGVSMPLDEAKDRAVQLQSEVTSLERRLVLASGMEGMEGFRQRWSLHGRLEDAKKRLESLKNGIENRKKEEPVGSSGSTKRWFFW